In Silene latifolia isolate original U9 population chromosome 3, ASM4854445v1, whole genome shotgun sequence, a single window of DNA contains:
- the LOC141646746 gene encoding uncharacterized protein LOC141646746 isoform X2, with product MVDLSMAERTLINYTEFLPNVKLVTSWAINVTENEVITSDGDHLQYDYLVIATGHVHLDPVTRSEGLLKYQTAFDKITSSKSILVIGGGPTGVELVGEIIDHFPGKKITLVHRGSRLLEFIGSKASNKASDWLASKNVEVIVSQSVSLTTSEGVYLTSGGETIVADCFFDCTGKPLGSSWLTDTILRGSLDLQRRLAVDEHLRVKGCSNIFAIGDITNIRELKQGYLAMRHAEVVAKNMMLLLEEEPENKLATYKAGRPVAFVSLGKKDGVAQLNCFTLNGRLPGFIKSGDLFVSRTRKAYGLKP from the exons ATGGTAGATTTATCTATGGCCGAACGAACATTGATCAACTACACTGAATTTCTACCGAATGTAAAGCTAGTTACTTCGTGGGCAATAAATGTAACTGAGAATGAAGTCATTACTTCAGATGGTGATCATCTTCAATATGATTATCTTGTAATTGCCACCGGACATGTGCATCTTGATCCTGTGACGAGAAGTGAGGGTCTTCTCAAGTATCAAACAG CATTTGATAAAATAACATCATCCAAGTCAATATTAGTAATTGGAGGTGGGCCCACTGGTGTTGAACTTGTCGGTGAAATCATCGACCACTTCCCTGGAAAGAAAATCACTCTGGTACACCGTGGATCAAGACTGCTCGAGTTTATTGGTTCTAAGGCATCTAATAAGGCTTCAGATTGGTTGGCCTCAAAAAATGTTGAAGTGATTGTAAGTCAGTCTGTCAGTTTAACAACTTCAGAAGGTGTTTATCTAACTTCTGGTGGGGAAACTATTGTTGCCGATTGCTTTTTTGACTGCACAGGGAAGCCATTAGGGTCCTCTTGGCTTACAGACACGATTTTGAGGGGAAGTTTGGATCTTCAGAGGAGACTCGCTGTCGATGAGCACTTGAGGGTCAAAGGTTGCAGCAACATTTTCGCCATTGGAGATATCACTAATATTCGG GAGCTTAAACAAGGGTATTTAGCAATGAGACACGCCGAGGTAGTTGCAAAGAACATGATGTTGCTCCTCGAAGAAGAACCAGAGAACAAGCTGGCCACCTACAAAGCAGGACGGCCCGTTGCATTTGTTTCACTCGGGAAGAAAGATGGGGTCGCGCAATTAAACTGTTTTACATTGAATGGGCGGCTTCCTGGTTTTATCAAGTCGGGGGATTTGTTTGTTAGTAGAACAAGGAAAGCTTATGGGCTTAAGCCTTAG
- the LOC141646746 gene encoding uncharacterized protein LOC141646746 isoform X1, with protein MSSESGKKNVVIVGGGIAGSLVAQRIQDHALVTLIDPKEYFEITWAALRSMVDLSMAERTLINYTEFLPNVKLVTSWAINVTENEVITSDGDHLQYDYLVIATGHVHLDPVTRSEGLLKYQTAFDKITSSKSILVIGGGPTGVELVGEIIDHFPGKKITLVHRGSRLLEFIGSKASNKASDWLASKNVEVIVSQSVSLTTSEGVYLTSGGETIVADCFFDCTGKPLGSSWLTDTILRGSLDLQRRLAVDEHLRVKGCSNIFAIGDITNIRELKQGYLAMRHAEVVAKNMMLLLEEEPENKLATYKAGRPVAFVSLGKKDGVAQLNCFTLNGRLPGFIKSGDLFVSRTRKAYGLKP; from the exons ATGTCATCAGAAAGTGGTAAGAAAAATGTGGTGATAGTAGGAGGAGGAATTGCTGGTTCTCTTGTTGCTCAACGTATTCAGGATCATGCCCTTGTTACTCTTATCGACCC AAAGGAGTACTTTGAGATCACATGGGCTGCCTTGAGATCAATGGTAGATTTATCTATGGCCGAACGAACATTGATCAACTACACTGAATTTCTACCGAATGTAAAGCTAGTTACTTCGTGGGCAATAAATGTAACTGAGAATGAAGTCATTACTTCAGATGGTGATCATCTTCAATATGATTATCTTGTAATTGCCACCGGACATGTGCATCTTGATCCTGTGACGAGAAGTGAGGGTCTTCTCAAGTATCAAACAG CATTTGATAAAATAACATCATCCAAGTCAATATTAGTAATTGGAGGTGGGCCCACTGGTGTTGAACTTGTCGGTGAAATCATCGACCACTTCCCTGGAAAGAAAATCACTCTGGTACACCGTGGATCAAGACTGCTCGAGTTTATTGGTTCTAAGGCATCTAATAAGGCTTCAGATTGGTTGGCCTCAAAAAATGTTGAAGTGATTGTAAGTCAGTCTGTCAGTTTAACAACTTCAGAAGGTGTTTATCTAACTTCTGGTGGGGAAACTATTGTTGCCGATTGCTTTTTTGACTGCACAGGGAAGCCATTAGGGTCCTCTTGGCTTACAGACACGATTTTGAGGGGAAGTTTGGATCTTCAGAGGAGACTCGCTGTCGATGAGCACTTGAGGGTCAAAGGTTGCAGCAACATTTTCGCCATTGGAGATATCACTAATATTCGG GAGCTTAAACAAGGGTATTTAGCAATGAGACACGCCGAGGTAGTTGCAAAGAACATGATGTTGCTCCTCGAAGAAGAACCAGAGAACAAGCTGGCCACCTACAAAGCAGGACGGCCCGTTGCATTTGTTTCACTCGGGAAGAAAGATGGGGTCGCGCAATTAAACTGTTTTACATTGAATGGGCGGCTTCCTGGTTTTATCAAGTCGGGGGATTTGTTTGTTAGTAGAACAAGGAAAGCTTATGGGCTTAAGCCTTAG
- the LOC141646747 gene encoding uncharacterized protein LOC141646747, whose protein sequence is MKKNVVVIGGGVAGALLAKLLQNDAYVTLIDPKDYLELTWASLRSMVDPSFAERSLINYTDFLPKVKLVTSLAKNITQTEVITANGDRIPYDYLVIATGHIHSDPVTRTDSLLNYQSTYDKIQSSNTILIVGGGPTGVELAGEIATQFPDKKVTLVNRGSRLLNFIGPKASQKSLEWLISKKVEVLLNQTVSLKSSSKDVYETSEGQIINADAYFNCTGKPLSSSWLDDTLLKPCLNTDRTLAVDTCLRVVGHKNVFAIGDITNVPELKQGYLAMEHATLTAKNIKLLFKGENEEKLGAYKASKPLAFVSLGKKDGVAQINGFTIHGCLVGLIKSRDLFVGKTRKSFGLQS, encoded by the exons atgaagaaaaatgtgGTGGTGATTGGTGGCGGAGTCGCCGGTGCTCTTCTAGCCAAGCTCCTTCAAAATGATGCATATGTTACCCTCATCGACCC AAAGGACTACCTAGAACTAACATGGGCAAGCTTAAGATCAATGGTGGATCCATCATTTGCTGAAAGATCATTGATTAATTACACTGATTTTCTTCCAAAAGTGAAGCTAGTTACTTCTTTAGCCAAGAACATTACACAAACTGAAGTCATAACTGCGAATGGTGATCGAATTCCTTACGATTACCTTGTAATTGCAACCGGTCATATTCATTCCGATCCTGTTACCAGAACTGATAGCCTCCTCAACTACCAATCAA CTTACGATAAGATTCAATCATCTAACACGATATTAATCGTGGGAGGTGGTCCAACTGGTGTCGAGTTAGCCGGAGAAATTGCAACTCAATTTCCGGACAAGAAAGTAACTCTAGTAAACCGCGGATCAAGATTATTAAATTTCATAGGGCCAAAAGCGTCACAAAAATCATTAGAATGGTTAATCTCGAAGAAAGTTGAAGTGTTACTTAATCAAACTGTTAGTTTGAAATCATCGTCTAAAGATGTTTATGAAACTTCTGAAGGACAAATTATAAATGCTGATGCATATTTCAATTGTACTGGAAAGCCATTGAGTTCTTCTTGGCTTGACGACACTTTATTAAAGCCTTGTTTGAATACGGACCGGACTCTTGCAGTCGACACGTGTTTAAGGGTGGTTGGTCACAAGAACGTCTTCGCCATTGGAGACATAACAAATGTTCCG GAACTGAAACAAGGGTATTTGGCTATGGAGCATGCTACTTTAACCGCAAAGAATATAAAACTGTTGTTTAAAGGAGAGAATGAAGAAAAGTTGGGTGCATATAAGGCTTCGAAACCATTGGCATTTGTTTCACTTGGAAAGAAAGACGGTGTGGCGCAAATCAACGGATTTACTATACATGGATGTCTTGTTGGTTTGATTAAATCAAGAGATTTGTTTGTTGGAAAGACAAGAAAATCATTTGGGTTACAATCCTAG
- the LOC141646745 gene encoding vacuolar protein sorting-associated protein 60.2-like: MHRIFGAKKQTDPPPSVQDAADRITKRGDSVEDKIKKLDAELARYKEQIKKTRPGPAQEAVKARAMRVLKQKRMYEGQRDMLYNQTFNLDQVAFAAEGIKDAQQTMTAMKAANKDLKGMMKTVKLQEIDNLQDDMMDLMDMSNEIQETLGRSYSVPDDIDEDDLMGELDALELDMESESQGVPSYLQSEPDTLEDLNLPSAPIGHTAVPGGRANAQSEDELGLPAVPRASLRG, encoded by the exons ATGCATAGAATTTTTGGTGCTAAGAAGCAAACAGATCCTCCTCCTTCTGTTCAAGATGCAGCTGATAGG ATTACCAAAAGGGGAGATAGTGTGGAAGACAAGATAAAAAAGCTCGATGCTGAATTAGCTAGATACAAAGAACAGATTAAAAAGACACGGCCTGGTCCTGCACAGGAAGCTGTTAAGGCTCGAGCAATGAGGGTCCTTAAACAAAAGAGAAT GTATGAGGGACAACGCGATATGCTCTACAACCAAACCTTCAATCTTGATCAAGTTGCATTTGCTGCCGAGGGTATCAAGGATGCTCAACAAACT ATGACAGCGATGAAAGCTGCAAACAAGGATTTGAAAGGAATGATGAAGACAGTAAAACTTCAAGAGATAGAT AACCTGCAAGATGACATGATGGACTTGATGGATATGAGTAATGAGATTCAAGAGACTCTTGGAAGAAGCTACAGTGTACCTGATGACATTGACGAGGACGACCTTATGGGTG AGCTTGATGCTCTGGAGTTAGACATGGAATCTGAGAGTCAGGGAGTTCCTTCTTATCTTCAGTCTGAACCTGATACGCTGGAAGATCTCAATTTGCCATCAGCACCTATTGGGCACACAGCAGTGCCAGGTGGAAGAGCTAATGCGCAG TCTGAAGATGAATTGGGTTTGCCTGCCGTACCTCGTGCATCTCTTCGTGGCTAA